In Terriglobales bacterium, a single genomic region encodes these proteins:
- the recA gene encoding recombinase RecA: MADERTEKSRAIDLAMAQIEKQFGKGSIMRLGTKEAIVPIAVIPTGAISFDAALGVGGFPRGRVVEIFGPEASGKTTIALQVVAEAQKAGGMAAFVDAEHALDPGYAKKLGVDVDNLLVSQPDYGEQALEITEALVRSGAVDVLVVDSVAALVPKAELDGEMGDSHVGLQARLMSQALRKLTGTVSKSRTCLVFINQIREKIGVMFGNPETTTGGRALKFYSTVRIDIRRIAAIKEGDTVIGSRTKVKVVKNKVAAPFREAEFDIIYGEGISREGDLIDLAVLHNLVEKSGAWFSYKGERIGQGRENTRVFLKEHKDIFGKLEAEVRQSLGLTKPAPGPTPVPDSAKAEAKSAVARR; this comes from the coding sequence ATGGCAGACGAAAGAACGGAAAAGAGCCGTGCCATCGACCTGGCCATGGCGCAGATCGAGAAGCAGTTCGGCAAGGGCTCGATCATGCGCCTGGGGACCAAGGAAGCCATCGTTCCCATCGCGGTGATCCCCACCGGCGCCATCTCCTTCGACGCGGCGCTGGGGGTGGGCGGCTTCCCCCGCGGCCGGGTGGTGGAGATCTTCGGCCCCGAGGCCTCGGGCAAGACTACCATCGCGCTGCAGGTGGTGGCGGAAGCGCAGAAGGCCGGCGGCATGGCCGCCTTCGTCGACGCCGAGCACGCCCTCGATCCCGGCTACGCCAAGAAGCTGGGCGTGGACGTGGACAACCTGCTGGTCTCGCAGCCCGACTACGGCGAGCAGGCGCTGGAGATCACCGAGGCCCTGGTGCGCTCGGGCGCGGTGGACGTGCTGGTGGTGGACTCGGTGGCCGCGCTGGTCCCCAAGGCCGAACTCGACGGCGAGATGGGCGACAGCCACGTCGGCCTGCAGGCCCGGCTGATGTCGCAGGCGCTGCGCAAGCTCACCGGCACGGTCTCCAAGTCGCGCACCTGCCTGGTCTTCATCAACCAGATCCGCGAGAAGATCGGGGTGATGTTCGGCAACCCCGAGACCACCACCGGCGGGCGCGCGCTCAAGTTCTACTCCACGGTGCGCATCGACATCCGGCGCATCGCCGCCATCAAGGAAGGCGACACGGTCATCGGCTCGCGCACCAAGGTGAAGGTGGTGAAGAACAAGGTGGCCGCGCCCTTCCGCGAGGCCGAGTTCGACATCATCTACGGCGAGGGCATCTCGCGCGAGGGCGACCTCATCGACCTGGCCGTGCTCCACAACCTGGTGGAGAAGTCGGGCGCCTGGTTCAGCTACAAGGGCGAGCGCATCGGGCAGGGGCGCGAGAACACTCGCGTCTTCCTCAAGGAGCACAAGGACATCTTCGGCAAGCTGGAGGCCGAGGTGCGCCAGTCGCTCGGGCTGACGAAGCCGGCGCCCGGGCCCACCCCCGTCCCTGACTCCGCCAAGGCGGAAGCCAAGAGCGCGGTGGCGCGCCGCTAG